In Streptomyces sp. NBC_00878, a single window of DNA contains:
- a CDS encoding class I SAM-dependent methyltransferase has product MSNSSLPPLPSSDRTDVTARLRDALLGASFSADGLLDLLGAPAYAALARSETVPALRATRGDSPLEALVRLFLLQQPVPHARVADVLPVADCLESGWLTRTGGDEVAATVDVRPYGGPGGEDWFIVSDLGCAVGGAGGIGSRDEAVVLGVGGASMTLAGITVRTPVGSALDLGTGSGIQALHAVQHATRVTATDLNPRALHVTALTLALSGAPAADLREGSLFAPVADDETYDLIVSNPPFVISPGARLTYRDGGMGGDDLCRTLVQEAGDRLNDGGYAQFLANWQHVEGEDWQDRLRSWVPRGCDAWIVQREVQDVTQYAELWLRDAGDHRSDPVEYQARYDAWLDEFEARKVKSVGFGWITLRKSAAAQPSVVVEEWPHPVEQPLGDTVRAHFDRVDYLRAHDDAALLAGHFMLAGEVVQEQVGLPGAEDPEHVVLRQHRGMRRATKVDTVGAGFAGVCDGTLSAGRILDAIAQLVGEDPVLLRDRTPSQIRLLVEQGFLEPAR; this is encoded by the coding sequence GTGAGTAACAGCAGCCTGCCACCGTTGCCCTCGTCCGACCGCACCGACGTCACCGCACGGCTGCGGGACGCCCTCCTGGGCGCCTCCTTCAGCGCCGACGGGCTGCTCGACCTGCTCGGCGCCCCCGCGTACGCGGCGCTGGCCCGCAGCGAGACCGTGCCCGCGCTCCGGGCCACCCGGGGCGACTCGCCGCTGGAGGCGCTCGTCCGGCTGTTCCTGCTGCAGCAGCCCGTGCCGCACGCGCGCGTGGCGGACGTCCTGCCGGTGGCGGACTGCCTGGAGAGCGGCTGGCTGACCCGGACCGGCGGGGACGAGGTCGCGGCGACGGTCGACGTACGGCCGTACGGCGGACCGGGCGGCGAGGACTGGTTCATCGTCTCGGACCTCGGCTGCGCGGTCGGCGGCGCCGGCGGCATCGGCAGCCGTGACGAAGCGGTCGTACTCGGTGTGGGCGGCGCGTCCATGACGCTCGCGGGCATCACGGTGCGTACGCCGGTGGGCTCGGCCCTCGACCTCGGTACCGGCTCCGGAATCCAGGCCCTGCACGCCGTCCAGCACGCGACGCGCGTGACCGCGACCGACCTCAACCCCCGCGCGCTGCACGTCACCGCGCTCACGCTCGCCCTGTCCGGCGCCCCGGCGGCGGACCTGCGCGAGGGCTCCCTCTTCGCACCGGTGGCCGACGACGAGACGTACGACCTGATCGTCTCCAACCCGCCCTTCGTGATCTCTCCCGGCGCCCGGCTCACGTACCGCGACGGCGGGATGGGCGGGGACGATCTGTGCCGCACGCTCGTTCAGGAGGCGGGCGACCGGCTGAACGACGGGGGGTACGCGCAGTTCCTCGCCAACTGGCAGCACGTGGAGGGCGAGGACTGGCAGGACCGGCTGCGGTCCTGGGTGCCGCGCGGCTGCGACGCGTGGATCGTGCAGCGCGAGGTCCAGGACGTCACGCAGTACGCCGAGCTGTGGCTGCGGGACGCGGGCGACCACCGCTCCGACCCGGTGGAGTACCAGGCGCGGTACGACGCGTGGCTGGACGAGTTCGAGGCGCGGAAGGTGAAGTCCGTCGGCTTCGGCTGGATCACCCTGCGCAAGTCGGCGGCCGCACAGCCCTCGGTCGTTGTCGAGGAGTGGCCGCACCCCGTCGAGCAGCCGCTCGGCGACACCGTGCGCGCGCACTTCGACCGTGTCGACTATCTGCGGGCGCACGACGACGCGGCGCTGCTCGCCGGGCACTTCATGCTCGCGGGCGAGGTCGTGCAGGAGCAGGTCGGGCTGCCCGGCGCCGAGGACCCCGAGCACGTCGTGCTGCGCCAGCACCGCGGGATGCGGCGGGCCACGAAGGTGGACACGGTCGGCGCGGGTTTCGCGGGCGTCTGCGACGGCACGCTGAGCGCGGGCCGGATCCTGGACGCCATCGCCCAACTGGTCGGAGAGGACCCGGTATTGCTCCGGGACCGCACCCCTTCCCAGATCCGGCTGCTGGTCGAACAGGGGTTCCTTGAGCCTGCCCGGTGA
- a CDS encoding small secreted protein, with product MEGTNPVNEKLAAALSGGAVLVLALSGCSSDDSSDKLNSWAKQVCDAVQPQAGKIEAANTSIQQQTSDNSTPADVQKTDAQAFQDMSDAYKAIGAAVDEAGAPDVDDGEKKQKDAVTELNTISSSYAALKKQVDDLDTKDQAKFADGLKGIATQLDKLSQSGNNALKKLEEGDVGKAMAKQESCKSATGSPSASKA from the coding sequence ATGGAAGGGACCAATCCGGTGAACGAGAAGCTCGCGGCCGCACTGTCCGGCGGTGCGGTACTGGTACTGGCGCTGTCGGGATGCAGCAGTGACGACAGCAGCGACAAGCTGAACTCCTGGGCCAAGCAGGTGTGTGACGCGGTGCAGCCGCAGGCGGGGAAGATCGAGGCCGCCAATACCTCGATCCAGCAGCAGACCTCGGACAACAGCACCCCGGCGGACGTCCAGAAGACCGACGCCCAGGCCTTCCAGGACATGTCCGACGCCTACAAGGCGATCGGCGCTGCCGTGGACGAGGCCGGGGCGCCCGACGTCGACGACGGCGAGAAGAAGCAGAAGGACGCCGTCACCGAGCTGAACACCATCTCCTCGTCGTACGCCGCTCTCAAGAAGCAGGTCGACGACCTCGACACGAAGGACCAGGCGAAGTTCGCCGACGGGCTCAAGGGGATCGCCACCCAGCTCGACAAACTGAGCCAGAGCGGCAACAACGCCCTCAAGAAGCTGGAGGAGGGCGACGTGGGCAAGGCGATGGCCAAGCAGGAGAGCTGCAAGTCCGCCACTGGGTCGCCGTCGGCCAGCAAGGCCTGA